From the genome of Bacteroidales bacterium, one region includes:
- a CDS encoding beta-lactamase family protein: protein MTTEKEKSLQAVLDKVVDNKKVFGTSFALKNDTMAWQGASGNFTIDQPYFIASTTKLFTTAIILKLREEGKLTLDDKISKYIDASILYGLHIYKGKEFTHELTIRHLLSHTSGLPDYFQDKGANGKSLENELMGGNDQSWTFKDSIERTKNIPALFIPGTKGKAKYSDANFQLLGKIIEKITDKSYSDNCQEHVIQPLGLTRTYLYEDATDENPKTLYYKSKELKIPKAMTSFGADGGMVSVSADMLVFIEAFFTGKLFPLAYIEELQEWNRIFSPMRAGIGIHLFKLPGIFNPTGAVPYFIGHSGLSGALAFYSPEENIYIAGTVNQTAYNDLSFRTMIALTMKILKK from the coding sequence ATGACTACTGAAAAAGAGAAATCACTCCAAGCTGTGTTGGATAAAGTGGTTGACAATAAAAAAGTATTCGGGACATCTTTTGCTTTAAAAAACGATACGATGGCTTGGCAAGGAGCATCCGGTAATTTTACCATAGATCAACCTTATTTTATAGCAAGCACCACGAAGCTGTTTACGACCGCGATAATCCTGAAATTAAGAGAAGAAGGCAAGTTAACTCTTGATGATAAAATCAGTAAATATATTGATGCTTCAATTTTGTATGGATTGCATATTTACAAAGGGAAAGAGTTTACCCACGAACTTACCATCAGACACTTGCTTTCTCATACATCGGGGCTTCCTGACTATTTTCAAGATAAAGGGGCTAACGGGAAGAGTTTGGAAAATGAGTTAATGGGTGGAAATGATCAGTCATGGACTTTTAAAGATTCTATTGAAAGAACAAAAAATATACCTGCTCTTTTTATACCTGGTACAAAAGGAAAAGCAAAGTATTCAGATGCCAATTTTCAGCTTTTGGGAAAAATTATCGAGAAAATAACGGATAAATCTTATTCCGATAATTGCCAAGAGCATGTAATTCAGCCACTTGGTTTAACCAGAACATATCTCTATGAAGATGCAACCGATGAGAATCCAAAGACACTGTATTACAAAAGCAAGGAGTTGAAAATACCCAAAGCAATGACATCTTTTGGGGCAGACGGCGGAATGGTCTCGGTTTCTGCCGATATGCTTGTTTTTATTGAGGCATTTTTCACAGGTAAATTGTTTCCACTAGCCTATATTGAAGAATTACAAGAGTGGAATAGAATATTTTCTCCAATGCGTGCAGGTATTGGTATTCATTTGTTCAAGCTGCCCGGAATTTTTAATCCTACAGGTGCGGTTCCGTATTTTATAGGGCATTCTGGGCTTTCAGGAGCTTTGGCATTTTACAGTCCTGAAGAAAATATTTATATCGCCGGAACTGTAAACCAAACAGCATATAACGATCTATCATTCAGAACAATGATTGCATTAACTATGAAAATTTTGAAGAAATGA